One region of Bacillus zhangzhouensis genomic DNA includes:
- the rsmG gene encoding 16S rRNA (guanine(527)-N(7))-methyltransferase RsmG, whose amino-acid sequence MNIEQFTAALEEKGITLSPVQLEQFATYFRMLVEWNEKMNLTSITEKEEVYLKHFYDSISAAFFIDFHKVTTICDIGAGAGFPSIPLKICFPHLHVTIVDSLQKRITFLNELAKGLNLQDTTFYHDRAETFGQRKEKRESYDLVTARAVARLSVLSELCLPLVKKEGLFVALKASAADEEMQAGKKAVTVLGGEVVEKHSFVLPLEESERNIIVIEKKKQTPKKYPRKPGTPNKSPIEG is encoded by the coding sequence ATGAACATTGAACAATTTACAGCAGCACTAGAGGAGAAAGGGATCACTCTTTCTCCTGTGCAGCTTGAACAATTTGCAACCTACTTCCGCATGCTTGTAGAATGGAACGAGAAAATGAATTTAACGTCCATTACTGAAAAGGAAGAAGTGTATTTAAAGCATTTTTATGATTCAATCTCAGCAGCATTTTTTATTGATTTTCACAAAGTGACGACGATTTGTGATATTGGAGCTGGTGCTGGTTTTCCAAGCATTCCTCTTAAAATTTGTTTCCCTCATCTACATGTGACCATTGTTGATTCTCTTCAGAAACGAATTACGTTTCTCAATGAGTTAGCAAAAGGATTAAACTTACAAGATACTACTTTTTATCATGATCGTGCGGAAACGTTTGGACAACGTAAGGAAAAGCGTGAAAGTTATGATCTTGTCACTGCTAGAGCAGTTGCGCGTTTATCCGTCTTGAGCGAACTATGTCTGCCTCTAGTGAAAAAGGAAGGATTGTTTGTTGCTTTAAAAGCATCTGCCGCTGATGAAGAAATGCAGGCAGGGAAAAAAGCCGTCACAGTCCTCGGAGGAGAGGTTGTTGAAAAGCATTCCTTTGTTCTTCCTTTAGAAGAAAGCGAACGGAACATCATTGTCATTGAAAAGAAAAAGCAAACACCAAAAAAATATCCTAGAAAACCAGGAACACCTAATAAATCACCAATAGAAGGTTGA
- a CDS encoding DUF951 domain-containing protein — protein sequence MADKAFGLHDVVEMKKPHPCGANRWKVIRLGMDIRIKCEGCGHSVMIPRRDFERKMKKILVKHEEPTA from the coding sequence ATGGCAGACAAAGCGTTTGGGTTACATGATGTTGTTGAAATGAAAAAACCCCATCCATGTGGTGCCAATCGGTGGAAGGTCATTCGTTTAGGCATGGATATCCGCATTAAATGTGAAGGCTGCGGACACAGCGTGATGATCCCAAGAAGAGATTTTGAACGAAAAATGAAGAAAATTCTCGTCAAGCAT
- the noc gene encoding nucleoid occlusion protein, which produces MKHSLSRFFGLGDKEHPERETEIEAEIAEHDTLKEEIQELPVDTIMPNRFQPRTIFSEEKIQELATTIHTHGIIQPIVVRPTEEEGIYELIAGERRWRAVKTLQWEKIPAIIKDFTDTETASVALIENLQREELSAIEEAHAYARLLELHDLTQEALAQRLGKGQSTVANKLRLLKLPEEVQQAILEKKISERHARSLVPLKLPELQIALLQEIIEKQLNVKQTEERVVKMLEQKTDRKPKPKRKAFSRDTRIAMNTIRQSLHMVEDSGLKINTEEEEFEEYIQLTIRIPK; this is translated from the coding sequence ATGAAGCATTCACTCTCACGCTTCTTCGGGCTTGGTGACAAAGAACATCCTGAGCGTGAAACCGAAATAGAGGCAGAGATTGCTGAGCATGATACATTAAAGGAAGAGATACAGGAGCTCCCGGTCGACACAATTATGCCAAACCGTTTTCAGCCACGCACCATTTTTTCAGAAGAAAAGATACAAGAGCTGGCCACGACGATTCATACTCATGGCATTATCCAACCGATTGTTGTTAGACCAACAGAAGAAGAAGGAATATATGAACTGATCGCCGGCGAAAGACGTTGGAGAGCGGTAAAGACTCTTCAATGGGAGAAAATCCCCGCTATTATAAAAGATTTTACTGATACGGAAACGGCTTCTGTGGCGTTGATTGAAAATTTGCAAAGAGAAGAGCTGTCTGCTATTGAAGAGGCTCATGCTTATGCACGTCTTTTAGAGCTCCATGATTTAACACAAGAGGCGCTTGCTCAGCGTTTAGGCAAGGGACAATCAACTGTTGCAAACAAATTAAGACTTTTGAAGTTGCCTGAAGAGGTACAGCAGGCCATTTTAGAGAAAAAAATCTCTGAACGGCATGCACGTTCACTTGTGCCCCTAAAGCTTCCAGAATTACAAATCGCGCTATTGCAGGAAATCATCGAAAAGCAGTTGAATGTGAAACAGACTGAAGAGCGTGTAGTGAAGATGCTTGAACAAAAAACAGATCGCAAACCGAAGCCAAAACGTAAGGCGTTTAGTCGTGATACACGAATTGCGATGAATACCATTCGTCAGTCTCTCCACATGGTAGAAGACAGCGGACTTAAAATAAATACTGAGGAAGAAGAGTTTGAGGAATATATCCAATTAACAATTCGAATTCCTAAATAG
- the soj gene encoding sporulation initiation inhibitor protein Soj, translated as MGKIIAVTNQKGGVGKTTTSVNLGACLAYIGKRVLLVDIDPQGNATSGIGIEKADVEKCVYDILVDDADVLDVIKTTEVENLDVIPATIQLAGAEIELVPTISREVRLKRALDSVKQNYDYMIIDCPPSLGLLTINALTASDSVLIPVQCEYYALEGLSQLLNTVRLVQKHLNTDLAIEGVLLTMLDARTNLGIQVIEEVKKYFRDKVYQTVIPRNVRLSEAPSHGKPIILYDPRSRGADVYLDLAKEVDANG; from the coding sequence GTGGGGAAAATTATAGCGGTTACCAACCAGAAGGGCGGTGTCGGGAAGACGACAACTTCTGTTAATTTGGGTGCGTGTTTAGCATACATAGGCAAACGAGTGTTGTTAGTCGATATTGATCCGCAGGGCAATGCCACAAGTGGTATTGGGATTGAGAAGGCCGACGTAGAGAAGTGTGTGTACGATATTTTAGTTGATGATGCAGATGTTCTTGATGTGATTAAGACGACAGAAGTCGAAAATCTTGATGTCATTCCTGCGACAATACAGCTTGCAGGGGCTGAAATAGAGCTTGTACCTACAATTTCACGTGAAGTGCGACTGAAGAGAGCACTTGATTCGGTTAAGCAGAATTATGATTATATGATTATTGACTGCCCGCCATCACTTGGATTACTGACGATTAATGCGTTAACTGCATCCGATTCGGTTTTAATACCAGTTCAGTGCGAATATTATGCGCTTGAAGGATTGAGCCAATTGTTAAACACAGTTCGTCTCGTGCAGAAACATTTAAATACTGATCTTGCCATTGAAGGTGTCTTGCTAACAATGCTCGATGCCCGAACAAATCTTGGGATTCAGGTAATTGAAGAAGTGAAGAAGTACTTTAGAGATAAAGTCTATCAAACCGTCATTCCGAGAAATGTGAGGCTGAGTGAAGCGCCTAGTCATGGAAAGCCTATAATCTTGTATGATCCACGTTCAAGAGGTGCAGATGTCTATTTAGACTTAGCAAAGGAAGTGGATGCGAATGGCTAA
- a CDS encoding ParB/RepB/Spo0J family partition protein, whose translation MAKGLGKGINALFNNVDSNEETVEEIKLKDLRPNPYQPRKTFDDDALSDLKKSIQQHGVLQPIIVRKSIKGYDIVAGERRFRAAQQAGLTTIPAIVREFSETLMREIALLENLQREDLSPLEEAEAYASLLEHLSVTQEELAKRLGKSRPHIANHLRLLTLPDDIQKLIANGTLSMGHGRTLLSLKNKKKLAPLVKKIVDEGLNVRQVEKLVQQLNENVPRETKKKEAPKDRVLKERESFLQNYFGTSVTIKKQKKKGKIEIEFLSNEDLERILELLSTRESSE comes from the coding sequence ATGGCTAAAGGTCTTGGAAAGGGTATTAATGCACTATTTAACAACGTAGACTCAAATGAAGAAACGGTTGAAGAAATTAAATTAAAGGATTTGCGTCCAAATCCGTATCAGCCAAGGAAAACGTTTGATGATGATGCATTATCTGACCTTAAAAAATCGATTCAGCAGCACGGTGTTTTACAGCCTATCATTGTTCGTAAATCGATTAAAGGATATGACATTGTAGCTGGCGAACGCCGTTTTCGCGCAGCACAACAAGCTGGTCTGACAACAATTCCTGCGATCGTTCGAGAGTTTTCAGAAACGCTAATGAGAGAAATTGCCCTTTTAGAAAACCTGCAGCGCGAGGATCTTTCTCCACTAGAGGAAGCGGAAGCGTATGCTTCCTTACTGGAGCATCTAAGTGTGACGCAAGAGGAATTAGCGAAGCGATTAGGGAAAAGCAGACCGCATATTGCGAACCATCTCCGTCTGTTGACTTTACCGGATGACATACAAAAGCTGATTGCAAATGGAACGTTATCAATGGGACATGGCCGGACACTGCTTAGTTTGAAGAACAAAAAGAAGCTAGCGCCTTTGGTAAAGAAAATCGTAGATGAAGGATTGAATGTACGCCAGGTTGAGAAACTTGTTCAGCAGTTAAACGAAAATGTTCCACGTGAAACAAAGAAAAAGGAAGCACCAAAGGATCGAGTGTTGAAAGAAAGAGAGTCTTTCTTACAAAACTACTTTGGTACTTCCGTAACGATCAAGAAACAGAAGAAAAAAGGGAAAATTGAGATTGAATTCCTCTCAAATGAAGATTTAGAAAGAATCCTTGAATTGCTTTCTACGAGGGAATCATCAGAGTGA
- the yyaC gene encoding spore protease YyaC, which yields MNSKNGLFFRNRVKEYVSHTDTNAIQQLKSILFSHLQKAGKRPVAIVCIGTDRSTGDSLGPLVGTKLSGLNLKKLHVYGTLSDPVHAVNLKEKLAEIEQAHKHPFIVAVDACLGRVKSVGSFQIGDGPLKPGAGVQKELPEVGNIHINGIVNVSGFMEYFVLQNTRLHLVMSMANTLSESLSHIDQMDWTREKSRSLFTPIQNITGRI from the coding sequence ATGAATAGCAAGAACGGTCTTTTTTTTAGAAATAGGGTAAAAGAATACGTGTCCCATACGGATACAAATGCCATTCAACAGCTTAAAAGTATTTTATTCTCGCATCTTCAGAAAGCAGGAAAAAGACCCGTTGCCATCGTTTGTATTGGAACAGACCGCTCAACTGGCGACTCTCTAGGTCCACTTGTTGGTACAAAGCTTTCCGGTCTGAATTTGAAAAAGCTTCATGTATACGGAACACTCTCTGATCCAGTGCATGCAGTCAATTTAAAAGAAAAACTCGCTGAAATTGAACAAGCTCATAAACACCCATTTATTGTAGCGGTTGATGCCTGTTTAGGAAGAGTGAAAAGTGTTGGTTCCTTCCAAATTGGAGATGGGCCGTTAAAACCTGGAGCTGGTGTGCAAAAAGAGCTGCCAGAGGTAGGAAATATTCATATTAATGGGATCGTCAATGTGAGTGGTTTCATGGAATACTTCGTTCTCCAAAACACACGTCTGCATCTTGTCATGTCTATGGCCAATACCCTTTCTGAAAGTCTATCTCACATTGACCAAATGGATTGGACGAGGGAAAAAAGCCGGTCTCTCTTCACCCCTATTCAAAATATCACTGGGAGAATATAA
- a CDS encoding hydrolase: MVNRKDRLTDKEYKIISDHAGNIDNYQQHHTIEIGQQTLTVHDFLKIDQKLYGLTMQPAQSDEFIVAFHCPLPTQMTVTSKQDVHNATQSLLKTDYAYPIERKSLDGNQDHVFFKGKEYIEKVCQKHPNAGIHLTGQALAGAVCAYVATEQPAVKKAVTFDSPNIWSSLSPSIQQKAQQGQYTSMLTEYIQPSHYVGLLNRHDQGVGQVKYTVPPRQQDSVQESVNYKKREIDTFLKSAFASLNIEWNESFDTNAFLAIVSGEFKTNGYSFHPNGSARILDEQLDHNTSFTTMLLQEIHSGRAYTQSGLEIIIKSHLLKNSSYDLQSIIEHEVHTVFEKIDGIDESVKDAVHHVKQELKGLVGFGHYDLLSHRDVEALVEEVRMEQTHSSFYSHEKQLNALYTLRDYEQELSALSRHMYTMGEDYAKADRRLAVQMGIH; this comes from the coding sequence ATGGTCAATCGAAAGGATAGATTAACTGATAAAGAATATAAAATCATATCCGATCATGCTGGAAATATAGACAATTACCAGCAGCACCATACGATAGAAATAGGTCAGCAAACACTCACTGTCCATGATTTTCTAAAGATCGACCAAAAATTATATGGTTTAACGATGCAGCCGGCACAATCAGATGAATTCATCGTCGCTTTTCACTGTCCGCTGCCAACTCAAATGACGGTGACATCTAAACAAGATGTACACAACGCAACACAGTCATTGCTCAAAACAGACTATGCCTATCCAATCGAAAGAAAGTCCCTTGACGGGAATCAAGACCATGTCTTTTTTAAAGGGAAAGAATACATAGAGAAAGTCTGTCAGAAGCATCCGAATGCAGGTATCCATCTCACTGGACAAGCCCTTGCCGGTGCTGTTTGTGCTTATGTTGCAACAGAACAGCCAGCTGTCAAAAAAGCCGTCACCTTTGACAGCCCAAATATATGGAGCAGCCTGTCGCCTTCGATTCAGCAAAAGGCGCAGCAAGGTCAATATACAAGCATGTTGACTGAATATATTCAGCCTAGTCATTACGTCGGTTTACTCAATCGTCATGATCAAGGGGTTGGACAAGTCAAGTACACCGTACCGCCACGGCAGCAAGACTCAGTCCAAGAATCTGTTAACTACAAAAAAAGGGAAATTGACACCTTTTTAAAATCAGCTTTTGCATCTCTGAATATAGAATGGAACGAATCCTTTGATACAAATGCTTTTTTAGCTATCGTTTCAGGAGAATTCAAAACAAATGGATATTCATTCCATCCTAATGGATCTGCCCGTATTTTAGATGAACAGCTTGATCATAATACAAGTTTTACAACCATGCTGCTGCAAGAAATTCATTCTGGACGTGCATATACACAAAGCGGACTTGAAATTATCATAAAATCCCATTTATTGAAAAATTCATCCTATGATCTGCAAAGTATTATTGAACATGAAGTGCACACTGTATTTGAGAAAATCGATGGAATTGATGAAAGTGTAAAAGACGCCGTCCATCACGTAAAACAAGAGCTCAAAGGACTCGTCGGCTTTGGCCACTATGATTTATTAAGTCATCGTGATGTAGAAGCACTGGTGGAGGAAGTGAGGATGGAACAGACGCATTCCTCCTTTTATTCACACGAAAAACAACTGAATGCCTTGTACACCCTGAGAGATTACGAACAAGAGCTTTCTGCCCTTTCAAGACATATGTACACAATGGGTGAGGACTACGCCAAGGCAGATAGACGCCTTGCAGTACAAATGGGTATTCATTAA